A single Perca flavescens isolate YP-PL-M2 chromosome 2, PFLA_1.0, whole genome shotgun sequence DNA region contains:
- the LOC114570973 gene encoding E3 ubiquitin-protein ligase pellino homolog 1-like: protein MFSLDQENISTSPASTKGPVKYGELIVLGCNGALPSGDKGRRKSRFALCRRNKSNGVKPSTVHSSCTPQAAKAVSNKEQHSISYTLSRAQTVVVEYTHDSDTDMFQIGRSTETPIDFVVTDTLPGGQNQADGQTAQSTISRFACRIICQRNPPYSARIYAAGFDSSKNIFLGEKAAKWRMQDGQMDGLTTNGVLVMHPRHGFSQGSRPGVWREMSVCGNVFTLRETRSSQQRGKMVDSECNELVDGSLVDLCGSTLLWRTAAGLAHTPTVKHLEALRQELNAGRPQCPVGLNTLAFPSLRRKDAVPDEKQPWAYLRCGHVHGYHGWGGRRDPAVGAERQERECPMCRTRGPYKPLWLGCEAGFYVDAEPPTHAFVPCGHVCSGATAAYWSQIPLPHGTHAFHAACPFCIQPLGGEAGCVRLIFQSPLD from the exons ATGTTTTCACTCGATCAGGAAAACATCTCCACCTCCCCTGCTTCCACCAAAGGACCAGTCAAATATGGAGAGCTCATTGTGCTGGG gtgtaacGGCGCTCTGCCCAGCGGGGACAAGGGCAGGCGGAAAAGCCGCTTCGCTCTGTGTCGCCGGAACAAGTCCAACGGTGTGAAACCCAGCACTGTCCACTCATCCTGCACCCCTCAGGCTGCcaag GCTGTGAGCAACAAGGAGCAGCACAGTATTTCCTACACTCTGTCCCGGGCGCAGACGGTGGTGGTGGAGTACACGCACGACAGCGACACTGACATGTTCCAG ATCGGTCGTTCCACGGAGACTCCCATTGACTTTGTGGTGACGGACACGCTGCCCGGTGGTCAGAACCAAGCTGATGGCCAGACGGCCCAGAGCACCATCTCCCGCTTCGCCTGCCGCATCATCTGCCAAAGGAATCCTCCTTACTCTGCACGCATCTACGCCGCCGGCTTCGACTCGTCCAAGAACATCTTCCTCGGG gagAAGGCGGCCAAGTGGAGGATGCAGGACGGTCAGATGGACGGGCTGACCACCAACGGCGTTCTGGTGATGCACCCGCGCCACGGCTTCAGCCAGGGCTCCAGACCGGGCGTGTGGAGGGAAATGTCCGTCTGCGGAAACGTCTTCACGCTGCGGGAAACCAGATCATCTCAGCAGAGAGGCAAGATG GTGGACTCTGAGTGTAACGAGCTGGTGGACGGCTCCCTGGTGGACCTGTGCGGCTCCACCCTGCTGTGGCGCACCGCGGCCGGCCTGGCGCACACGCCCACCGTCAAGCACCTGGAGGCGCTGCGGCAGGAGCTGAACGCCGGCCGGCCGCAGTGCCCCGTGGGCCTCAACACGCTGGCCTTCCCCAGCCTCCGCCGCAAAGACGCCGTCCCGGACGAGAAGCAGCCCTGGGCCTACCTGCGCTGCGGCCACGTGCACGGCTACCACGGCTGGGGGGGCCGCCGGGACCCCGCGGTGGGCGCCGAGCGCCAGGAGAGGGAGTGCCCCATGTGCCGCACGCGGGGCCCCTACAAGCCGCTGTGGCTGGGCTGCGAGGCGGGCTTCTACGTGGACGCCGAGCCGCCCACGCACGCCTTCGTGCCGTGCGGCCACGTGTGCTCGGGGGCGACCGCGGCGTACTGGAGCCAGATCCCGCTGCCGCACGGCACGCACGCCTTCCACGCCGCGTGCCCGTTCTGCATCCAGCCGCTGGGCGGAGAGGCCGGCTGCGTCAGACTCATCTTCCAAAGCCCGCTGGACTAG